One region of Choristoneura fumiferana chromosome 3, NRCan_CFum_1, whole genome shotgun sequence genomic DNA includes:
- the LOC141426325 gene encoding mitochondrial uncoupling protein Bmcp-like — translation MGDRDWRPFIYGGLASIVAEFGTFPIDTTKTRLQIQGQAIDPRHVELRYSGMVDCFVKTSRQEGIKALYCG, via the exons ATGGGAGATAGAGATTGGAGGCCGTTTATTTACGGCGGTCTGGCGTCGATCGTTGCGGAATTTG GGACGTTCCCCATCGACACCACCAAGACTCGTCTCCAGATCCAAGGGCAGGCCATTGACCCTCGCCATGTGGAGCTCCGCTACTCCGGCATGGTCGACTGCTTCGTCAAGACCTCTCGCCAGGAGGGTATCAAGGCACTGTACTGTGGGTGA
- the LOC141426322 gene encoding CKLF-like MARVEL transmembrane domain-containing protein 4, whose translation MAYPSQPPAQSMGSTNTVFNTETRFDLSYIVTPPGIIKAALVLLNLLCFICIEASAFRSNGRGVYFIFVSLVGLLFTGGLLLMYLFHVVEKYHNVKWLKIEMVGCVVLTFLNLIAATIAVAFGAAAYSAAGFFGYLAMVLYGADAFLKAKALKGGELAQGSRVVAKQTHLTTPPALA comes from the exons ATGGCTTACCCCAGTCAGCCACCGGCCCAGTCCATGGGCTCCACCAACACGGTGTTTAATACGGAGACTCGCTTCGACCTGTCCTACATCGTCACACCTCCAGGAATCATCAAAGCTGCTCTTGTT CTCCTGAATCTCCTCTGCTTCATCTGCATAGAAGCATCAGCGTTCCGCTCCAACGGGCGCGGCGTGTACTTCATCTTCGTATCCCTGGTCGGACTCTTGTTCACGGGCGGCCTGCTCCTCATGTATCTGTTCCACGTGGTGGAGAAGTACCATAACGTCAAGTGGCTCAAGATAGAGATGGTCGGGTGCGTGGTGCTGACGTTCCTCAACCTGATCGCTGCGACTATTGCAGTCGCTTTCGGAGCTGCGGCGTACTCGGCGGCTGGG ttcttCGGTTACCTAGCGATGGTCCTGTACGGCGCGGACGCGTTCCTCAAAGCGAAGGCCCTGAAGGGCGGCGAGCTGGCGCAGGGCTCCCGCGTCGTCGCTAAGCAGACGCACCTCACGACGCCGCCCGCACTCGCGTAG
- the LOC141426323 gene encoding proteolipid protein 2-like, translated as MYDVYANNQSQPTTPPAPPQKVLRFDRGYATSRPGILKLVQLLCNLIGFICIKVSWVWFSAIFYNILYWVAIIITSFLLLSYTFHFVEKHDRWPWLKWEFFYCCAVTLVYVGLSIFAAVVGESGWAVGFFGLCAILAYGYDGYLKYTAWKRGLPPQ; from the exons ATGTATGATGTTTACGCAAACAACCAAAGCCAACCGACTACACCACCTGCGCCACCACAGAAGGTTTTGCGTTTCGACAGAGGATATGCCACGTCACGCCCCGGAATACTGAAACTTGTTCAGTTG CTCTGCAACCTAATCGGCTTCATCTGCATCAAAGTATCCTGGGTATGGTTCTCTGCGATATTCTACAACATCCTGTACTGGGTggccatcatcatcacatcgTTCCTGCTGCTGTCTTACACGTTCCACTTTGTGGAGAAGCACGATCGCTGGCCGTGGCTCAAGTGGGAGTTCTTCTACTGCTGCGCCGTCACGCTGGTGTACGTCGGCCTGTCCATATTTGCTGCTGTGGTCGGAGAGAGTGGCTGGGCTGTCGGG TTCTTCGGTCTATGCGCCATCCTGGCGTACGGATATGATGGCTACCTCAAATACACGGCTTGGAAAAGAGGCCTACCGCCGCAGTGA